The genomic region ACTTGGACTCGCTCTCGAtcgagctggaggcgctgaCGTTCCAGTGGTTCCTGTCCGTCTTCACCGACTGCCTCTGCGCAGAGGCGTTGTTCCGGGTTTGGGACGTGGTGCTCTGCACAAACGATGGTAGCACGTTCCTCTTCCAGGTGGCGCTGGCACTGCTCAAGCTCAACGAGCACAACCTGCTGCAGTGCGATACGCCGGCCGGGGTGTACACATATATCAACCACCACATGACGGAGCATGCCATCAGCATCGACGGACTCATCCAAGCCAGCGAGGGCCTGCGCAAGGTGGTACGGCGGGAGGACgtggagcagcggcgggacaAGGCGATCCAGGCCGAAAGAGACCTCGTAGCGGAGAGGCAGGGCACGCgtgcggcaacgacgagaaCGGTCCCGAGCCCACGCGACGGCGATGCAGGGTcgctggcggaggcggagccCCGACCCATGGACAGCTGAAGTGCGGGGACGCAGAGGGCGTGTCTAGCTAGAGACGGCTCGAGGCATACAACAAGATGGGAGGTGGTTGTTTGGACATGCGGAGCGACTTGATACCCCCTTTTTCATTTGTAgttttcccccttcccccttcctcGAGTAGGTTGCTTGTCGCGCCCGGAGAATGCATCGTCGGTCACGGTCCTCGACCAGCGATGATTAGCGCCGGGGAGCAGCCAGCGGGTcggccacccacccatccacccgtTGGGACACATCCTTGTCTATGGTAGAGCTGTCTAGATATATATCGCGGGGCCAATACATGAGGGAATAGGATAGGATAGGATTACATGATGCGTCGTGTGCATGCGGGCAGGTTCAACAAAAAACGCCACCAGGACCGGCAAAGCGGAAAGTCATGGGAGGGAAGCGGGCCGGGACGGCCATGATCCCTCTCCACGTTCCGCCTTGGTCTCTTCcctgccctcccctcccctccatcctccCCCGTTCCCTTACTATagcttggccttgttgtCCTTGGCCCACTGCTCGTACCACACCTTGCCAAACTCCCTCCTGTCCGCCTCGCGCTTCTGATCCTCGTCGAAGCGCTTCtccccggcgacgagccccgCGCCGGCAATCTCACCGATGAGCCCCTTGTACATTTCCGCCTTGATGGTGCCGTACACGCCCCTCTTGGGCTTttcgaggagctcgcgctCAGCGATGaacgccagcgcctcggcgacgccgtcctcaccaccgccggaggcgacgaccgcgtcggcgagTCCTatgtcgacggcctgcggGCCGCTGAAGCGgcgggcctcgagggcgacggtgCGGTAGGCCTGCGGGGTGAGCTTGTGCCGGACGatggccgccatggcgggcttGAGGGGCGCGCCGAAGAGGAGCTCGTTGAGGCACAGGAAGccccggggggcgggggcgaggcggtaGTCGTGCGCGAGGGAGAGcatgaggccgccggcgtATGTGTGGCCGTTGAGGAGGGCGATGGTGGGCATGGGGAAGCTGCATGGGGGCGCGCGGAGGGCGCATGCTTGTCAGTCAAGAAGAATAACGAGTCTGGTCAACAACGAACAACGACTcaagtccgccgccgccgcaggttAAGCTTTTTCCTTcttccccatccccatccccatcccacTGCacccctctctctcctctctctcacacacactctctctgtGCCCCCGCCCACCTCCCTCTCTCGTTCTCCCACGCTCCCCGCTCTTCGATCACGATGAAGagactcctcctcctcctcctcacatggcctgcctgtctgttGTCCCCTCACCCACGCGCATATCGACACACtctgccctcccccctccccgcccttGAGATTCtagccccctccccggccgtgggcgcgccCGCTCCGCGCGTGCCACCCCCCCACGCCTCTTGCGCCTCCACGGAAAGAGGATCAAGGGGCGTAGCGTGGGATGAGGTGGTCCATCCACGCGGTGACAGGCAGGCACAGCGGCGGGGGTTGGAGGTCGGGTGGAGAAGCGGGTGGGAGAGTTTGAGCGCCGGGGAGAAGGGGAGTTTGGACTGGAGTTCTCGACCCCCATACGAGAGAGATACAGCACAAAAGATAGAGAGCGCGCCAAGGAGAACAGAGGAGAGAAAGGGGCAAGTccgcaaaaaaaaaaaaaacacacaAACAAGCAAGGGGCCATGCATATGGCCCCCAAAGGAGAAGAGGTTAAACAGAGACTCACGTCAGGAAGCGGCGCCAGACATCGTAAAAGAGCGTCCAGAAGCCCTCGGTGGCGAATGCGtgctcgaggtcgaggccgttGGAGTAGAACTTGGGGAtgccgctggtggtgatgacgacgccgggcgcgTAGCCGCCAAACtcgatgacgtcgagggccgcgagcagggcgcgtAAAAAGGGCGTCGTGAGGCGGTtgtcgggcggcgagacCCAGGTGAGGAGGTAGacgctcggcgagggctgcgtcgccgtgatggcgccgccggggtgcgcgccgagcgcggGGATGGGGATGCTGAAGAggggcttgctgctgctgctattgtcggccatgatgcccggctgtggtggtgattACGGGTCGTGTGtggaaaaagaaaaaaagaaaaagtGCCGTGTCTCGGTCGTGATGTTGAGGTTGTGAGATGAGAGGGGGTTGCGTGAGTGAGAGTGAAGTTGGAGGTGACagcgagacggacgaggtcgtcggtTCGTCGCAGCGCCGCTGTACCGAGGCACTAAACTTCCATAGCTGCTAGGCGCGTTGGTACTGGTATGGGTACTAACGTGTAGGGCGCCGGGAACCTCAACTAATCAGCCCCAaagcagccacagcagccaACAGCCCGTACTGCTGACGCTTGCGCGACACACAACGCGACACACAATTCGACCGCTCACCCGAGTATCATTCATGCTCGAAACAATCGGTCCGAAGTCCGGCTCCTTTACTTTTTTCACCAGCCCCCTTCCAGATCAGCCTGCCCCCCTAACGAGaacgtatactgtacctagTATCTTATGTACTACGTGCCAGCGGTGCCACCGGCTATTCCGCTCCGGCCGCTCTACTGTCACATGTCTCCGCCGAAAGTGGGTCCcgctccgcctcccgcccgGTGTCGGGTCACCGCTCCGACCAGACGcccccgccggcgcgggctgctccagtctctccctctctctatccccgacggccagcccgctcgcccgctccgGCCTCCACCTTcccggcggcagtggcggctcAATGCCACCAGCCCACGTTGCGAGATGCTGTGGACGGCGGACCGGCGATCTGGGAGATCCGCagcacgcggcggcgtcttcagGAGTCTGCTGCCCCTGGCATTGGATTCGCGGTACCCCTCCGGCGGTGCGACTGGGTACAAAGCTTGAATTTGCATGGGCCGCACACCCCACCCCCTCTCACTCCCCGTAGTAAAGGATCTTGTTGCTCTGCGCTCCAAAGCTGAGCTTAACCTTTATTTACGCATAGCAGCTGTGCTGCATGATGCAGCCAACGTGACATATGTCTGAGCACATTACCACGCAGAAGCTTGATAGAAGCCTCGACTTGCCAGAACCCCGCTACGGCATTTTGGATCCCATCGTCGGTCCAGTGCCGACTATCTCATGCCAACGCGAACCCGCTTTGCCCTACCTCACACCACGGGCTTGCAGCTAGAAAGCCCTCTGTTGCTTGCACCGCGGTCCTAAACAGCAAGGTTGTGTAACAGTAGCCCGTGGGAAACATCCGCGTTTCCGCACAGCCTCAGGATACATTCTTAGAATCTCCCCTCTCGCTCGATCCAACAGGACCAAAAGCCCACCAATATCAGCAACTATTGCCAGCCGGTCGCTCCGTTTTCCGGTGACACCGTcggtccgccgcctcgccggaTCTCGTGTCCGGCAGGCAACACTCGCACGTACAGCAACAACCGTTGTAGCTGCAGCACACCGCGCGGCAGGGAACGGTCGGTACCCTCGATGGGCTTGTCCAGTGCAGGAGCCTGGGGCGCGTGTAGTTctggcgcgcgtcgccgccagtACTAGTGCTAGTCGTCCGACCGTACCGCTtcttgttggcggccgcggcggcgacgaaagGAAAGCGGAAGATGGCGAATGCTCCCTTCATTGTGAGAAGAGTGTGGAATTCTGTCGACATGCGGGGAAGATGCGTAGATGACTTATTCGTTTTCACAGAGACTGAGCTAATGTAGCGTAGAGTTAATAATACTGTGCTAGCTGGACTGCTGGTGTCAGAAAGGTGTTGGAATGGGAACCAAgatgcgacgacgccgcgctttAAATCTACCGCTGACATGTGTATGGCGTCCGATGGCTCTGCCGGCTTTCGCGGCtcgcggctcgccgccgacttcCTCACCACTTTTCCCCTGTGCCGACAGACGCTGTGTCACGATGGTGAATACGACGCTGACGATGATTCCGTATGGAGGTGGTTAAGCTCGAAATCGCCAAACGGTTGTTAATGTCGGTCGCTCTATACGCACACAGGGGCCTCATGTCTGGCGCAATCACCCAGTAGGCCCGAGTCTTGGGAAAGGTACATGTATCGATCAGGTCTGGCCCCCATTGTGGAATGCCGACCAATGGTTTCGCAGAGACGTGGGCGAATGCGGGCTTCGAGATGTTCGTCATGCGCAGGTCTCTCTTCACCCCTGACCCAGCCCATTGTTTAAGATTTGCTGCGGTCGACTCCTTCTGTCGGCGAATCTTTTTTTATCTCGGCATGGAAGGGCGTTCGAGGCTCATCCCACGGTAGCTTGGCATCGCATCACGTTTTCCGATCAGGCTTTCGACCAGGGGCTtggaagaaggggagggggggggggtggttTCCCCCCCGTATTTTCCCCCCCTTATTaggcgctgcgccgcgtcggcaaACCGTGGATGGTggctgggggaggaggggattGATACTATGTACATGTAACTCTGCGACATGTTCCAAGCTGGGCATTTCCAGAGATGAGGTTATTCCGAATCCTGACGGACACGATCCTTGCGATGCGGCCCGAGCCGCTATTCTGGCCTATATAGCGTGGGTGTGAGGAGTCAGGTCAGATAGGTACATGGCGTGAAGGGCGCTCTGCACAATTCAGACAACAGTGCGCTGTCCTTTACGTCTGGTGTGGCGCTACGCAGTCCGCAAGAGCAGACAACCTTTGCCCCCCTTTCGTCAAGCGTGGTAGTTGGGTCTTTCTCATTGTCTTCACAGAGTTGCCACATCTGCGCGGCGTGGAAAAGGGATGTTGGGCGTCCCCTGACCTTCGatgcgcctcgcccgtccaTGGGTCCTAAAGTATGTCGAGTCCGGGTCAAAACCCTTTCGAATCGCTCTGACTTTGATACTTTCAGTCAGATACGACTAAAAATGTGCTGCTAATCAGGCTATTCATCATGTCATTGAGCAAGTTACAAGCGCGTGGTGGCACACACTCAAGGAGTCAATATATCACGGTGACAATGAAATGAGGCGAAGCAATCACGCCCCCCCAACATAATACTACAACGTAGACCCTTGCCAAAGTATAGATACCGCTGCTCATAGTCCAGCCAACAGCCATCGGACGGATAAAGCGGCCGTGCTCGTCCCCAACTTGCCTGCCGCTGGCAGCGGGTACCCGCCCCATACCGGACAGATACTCGTACATATCACAACCTCCAAGTAGTTTGATGGGTCCTTGACGCCCGTATCCCAGTGGAAGCTGCCTCAATATAGCCCCCCAAGGCGTGGAACGCAGCCCAAATTGAAGTGCCGATGACCCGGGCTCATGGCAAGCAAGGGGTCgctcgcccccctcccccccccctggaAGAACGCTCATCCACGGAAGAAGCCGCGTTGGCAAACGTGCCGAGCCGTTGCAGCACCCTCGGCAGACACCCCCATGCGGGAAAACGGGTAAGGGGCTTGCGAATTGCCGGTACGATgggtggctgctgcgcgtgctGTGCCCCCACACGACATCCTGTCCATTGAGGTTATACAAGTGGTGGGACATGAGCGGCGTCAAACATCCTTCACGTTAGCCCTATTCCTGGCCATGAGCTTTCCGCTGCTGCTTTGTACGAACTACTTAAGCTTCGAACCAGAACCTGCCCGGGCAACCCAACGAGAGCTCGAAGCAGGCTGTGGGGTCCCGGAACTCCTTCTCCGGCTTACGTGTAGTTAACCCTCGCGCGCTTTAAGCCTTAAGCCCCCGACCGACTGCAAGTCCGTCCGGGCCGGTCCCCCAAACCCCGTCGCCAAGGCCCTGGCGAATCGGGGGCCTACAATCTTGACAAGATATTCTATTTGAGAATACGTAAAACTTTTGCTTGAATGTATAATCTCATAGGCTGTGGCTGCTTGCTACACGGGGGTAAATGGGTCTAGGACCTTCATCTGTGTCTTAACTCTGACGACGTGCTAATAGTTTC from Purpureocillium takamizusanense chromosome 12, complete sequence harbors:
- a CDS encoding uncharacterized protein (EggNog:ENOG503Q3SV~COG:I); amino-acid sequence: MADNSSSSKPLFSIPIPALGAHPGGAITATQPSPSVYLLTWVSPPDNRLTTPFLRALLAALDVIEFGGYAPGVVITTSGIPKFYSNGLDLEHAFATEGFWTLFYDVWRRFLTFPMPTIALLNGHTYAGGLMLSLAHDYRLAPAPRGFLCLNELLFGAPLKPAMAAIVRHKLTPQAYRTVALEARRFSGPQAVDIGLADAVVASGGGEDGVAEALAFIAERELLEKPKRGVYGTIKAEMYKGLIGEIAGAGLVAGEKRFDEDQKREADRREFGKVWYEQWAKDNKAKL